One genomic segment of Clostridium saccharoperbutylacetonicum N1-4(HMT) includes these proteins:
- the rho gene encoding transcription termination factor Rho, protein MTKQEYESMTLTSLRDIAKDLNVKNISKFKKHELIEEILKGSNNFIKKDGVILRENIAPKAVKADETVVSRTDNATEGVVSKPNNTNEAVKVTQREDVKVNNNSNVSSDNARVEKNDKKENLREMINDSSVANGILEILENNSFGFLRCKNYLTSSDDIYVSPSQIRRFNLRTGDEVEGKVREAKEGEKFKALLFVQKVNGEAPEKAIGRKSFETLTPIYPKERVRLETSDSNDLASRLMDIICPIGKGQRGIIVAPPKAGKTTVLKKIAQNIAKNYPDTKLIVLLIDERPEEVTDMKRSINGDVVYSTFDEEPQNHAKVSQMVLERAKRMVEQGKDVVILLDSITRLSRAYNLTITPTGRTLSGGLDPGALIMPKKFFGAARKIEEGGSLTILATALVETGSRMDDMIFEEFKGTGNMEVHLDRRLQERRIFPAIDIYKSGTRKDDLILSKEELEVAFSIRRTMYKDGNIEDITENLINILSKTKNNKEFIEVFQKRNS, encoded by the coding sequence TTGACAAAACAAGAATATGAAAGTATGACCTTAACTAGTTTGAGGGATATTGCAAAGGATTTAAATGTTAAAAATATATCTAAATTCAAAAAGCATGAATTGATTGAAGAAATTTTGAAAGGTTCAAATAATTTTATAAAAAAAGATGGAGTTATATTGAGAGAAAATATAGCACCTAAAGCTGTAAAGGCAGATGAAACTGTAGTTTCAAGGACTGATAATGCAACTGAAGGCGTAGTTTCAAAGCCTAATAATACAAATGAAGCTGTAAAGGTAACGCAAAGAGAAGATGTGAAGGTGAATAATAATTCTAATGTGAGTTCAGATAATGCTCGAGTTGAAAAAAATGATAAAAAAGAAAATCTACGAGAAATGATAAATGATTCTAGTGTTGCAAATGGAATTTTAGAAATATTAGAAAACAATAGTTTTGGGTTTTTAAGATGTAAGAATTATTTAACTAGTAGTGACGATATTTATGTATCTCCATCTCAAATTAGAAGATTTAATTTAAGAACAGGAGATGAAGTTGAAGGAAAGGTAAGAGAAGCAAAAGAAGGAGAAAAATTTAAAGCTCTTTTATTTGTTCAAAAGGTTAACGGAGAAGCCCCAGAAAAGGCTATAGGAAGAAAATCCTTTGAAACCTTAACTCCAATATATCCTAAGGAAAGAGTTAGACTAGAAACTTCTGATAGCAATGATTTAGCATCAAGATTAATGGATATAATATGTCCTATTGGTAAGGGGCAAAGAGGTATAATAGTAGCGCCACCTAAAGCAGGAAAGACTACAGTATTAAAAAAGATTGCTCAAAATATAGCTAAAAATTATCCTGATACAAAGCTTATTGTATTACTTATAGATGAACGACCAGAAGAAGTTACAGATATGAAGAGATCTATAAACGGAGATGTAGTTTATTCAACTTTTGATGAAGAACCACAAAATCATGCTAAAGTATCTCAAATGGTTTTAGAACGAGCAAAGAGAATGGTTGAGCAAGGTAAAGATGTTGTTATTCTTCTAGATAGTATAACAAGATTATCGAGGGCATATAACCTAACAATAACTCCTACAGGAAGAACTTTATCTGGAGGTCTTGATCCAGGGGCTCTTATTATGCCTAAGAAATTCTTTGGGGCAGCTAGAAAGATTGAAGAAGGTGGAAGCTTAACAATACTTGCAACTGCACTTGTTGAAACTGGTTCAAGAATGGATGATATGATCTTTGAAGAATTTAAGGGAACAGGAAACATGGAAGTTCATTTAGATAGAAGATTACAAGAAAGAAGAATTTTCCCTGCAATTGATATTTACAAATCAGGAACTAGAAAAGATGACTTAATTTTATCAAAAGAAGAATTAGAAGTAGCGTTTTCAATTAGAAGAACTATGTACAAAGATGGGAATATTGAAGATATTACAGAAAATCTTATTAACATATTATCTAAAACTAAAAATAATAAAGAATTTATAGAAGTTTTTCAAAAGAGAAATTCATAG
- a CDS encoding MGDG synthase family glycosyltransferase yields MKKVLILTNSTGQGHNQAAASVEESFKAANYEVKKMDLLAKNTKYINEILVIGYEFLASYFPKTYGLFYSLTDTKLINKILRPFFFFARRKAVTLINEFNPDVIVATHSINISVISPLKKQGLKIPFILIVTDFKAHYLYVDPYVDVYITGSNYTKQSLVDRHINPDKIYPLGIPINSKFYTEVTSVNELKNDGYFNLLLMSGSLGLNTIFLVLKELLKNKHKLRITVVCGKNDNLRNKLTSYCNNNTFENKKLHILGFTKDISYLMDYCDIIISKPGGLTVTESIVKNIPLVIPFAIPGQENENIDFLVGEGYCIHVKHIRNINNVVDNLINNPEELSKMRNKLKELADTYSLTEIVNISNKLISNSKKR; encoded by the coding sequence ATGAAAAAAGTTTTAATTTTAACTAATTCTACGGGACAAGGGCACAATCAAGCGGCTGCTTCTGTAGAAGAATCTTTTAAAGCTGCTAATTACGAAGTAAAAAAAATGGATCTTCTAGCTAAAAATACAAAATACATTAATGAGATACTTGTAATAGGTTATGAATTTTTAGCTTCATACTTCCCAAAAACTTACGGTTTGTTTTACAGCCTAACTGATACAAAATTAATTAACAAAATTTTAAGACCGTTCTTCTTTTTTGCAAGAAGAAAAGCAGTTACTTTAATAAACGAATTTAATCCTGATGTAATTGTTGCCACACATTCTATAAATATCAGTGTGATTTCTCCATTAAAAAAACAAGGATTAAAAATTCCATTTATTTTAATTGTTACAGACTTCAAGGCACATTATTTATATGTAGATCCTTATGTTGATGTGTATATAACTGGTAGTAATTATACAAAACAATCTCTAGTTGATAGACATATAAATCCAGACAAAATATATCCTTTAGGTATTCCTATTAATAGCAAATTTTATACTGAAGTTACATCCGTTAATGAATTAAAAAATGATGGGTATTTCAACCTATTGCTAATGAGCGGTAGCCTTGGATTAAATACAATTTTTCTAGTTCTTAAGGAATTATTAAAAAATAAACATAAATTAAGAATCACAGTTGTTTGCGGAAAAAATGATAATTTAAGAAACAAATTAACTAGTTACTGCAACAACAATACATTTGAAAACAAAAAACTTCATATATTAGGCTTTACTAAAGATATTTCATATCTAATGGATTATTGTGACATTATCATATCAAAACCAGGTGGCTTAACTGTTACAGAATCCATAGTAAAAAATATTCCTTTAGTTATACCATTTGCAATTCCTGGCCAAGAAAATGAAAATATAGATTTTCTAGTTGGTGAGGGTTACTGCATACATGTAAAACACATACGGAATATTAATAATGTAGTTGATAATTTAATAAATAATCCTGAGGAATTATCAAAAATGAGAAATAAATTAAAAGAATTAGCTGATACCTATTCTTTAACTGAAATAGTGAATATTTCAAACAAATTAATTTCTAACAGCAAAAAAAGATGA
- the rpmE gene encoding 50S ribosomal protein L31 → MREGIHPEYHEAVVKCACGNTFTTGSTKEELKVEICSKCHPFFTGKQKIVDVGGRVDKFNKRFNLDKK, encoded by the coding sequence ATGAGAGAAGGCATACATCCAGAATACCACGAAGCAGTGGTTAAGTGCGCATGTGGAAACACTTTCACTACTGGTTCTACTAAAGAAGAACTAAAAGTTGAAATATGCTCTAAATGCCACCCATTCTTCACTGGTAAACAAAAAATTGTTGACGTTGGTGGAAGAGTTGATAAATTCAACAAGAGATTCAACCTTGACAAAAAGTAA
- a CDS encoding thymidine kinase, translated as MSKLYFRYGAMNSGKSTHLMQVAHNYEERGMKIVIMKPKVDNKGGETLVSRLGVKRKVDFLISEAEDIREIVHSYLNKNQNIDCILVDEVQFLKSQQIDELFEIAVKINIPIICYGLRTDFKRNGFEGSTRLLLLAHSIEEMKTICACGKKAIFNGRKINNEFVFEGQQIAIDEQDNVQYESLCGECYYKFKEK; from the coding sequence ATGAGTAAATTATATTTTAGATATGGTGCAATGAACTCTGGTAAGTCAACTCATTTGATGCAGGTTGCACATAATTATGAAGAACGTGGTATGAAAATAGTAATTATGAAACCTAAAGTTGATAATAAAGGTGGAGAAACTCTTGTATCAAGACTTGGTGTAAAAAGAAAAGTGGATTTTTTGATATCTGAAGCTGAGGATATTAGAGAAATAGTACATAGTTATTTAAATAAAAATCAGAATATAGATTGCATATTAGTAGATGAAGTTCAATTTTTAAAAAGCCAGCAAATTGATGAGCTATTTGAAATTGCTGTGAAAATTAATATTCCTATTATATGTTATGGACTTAGGACAGATTTTAAAAGAAACGGGTTTGAAGGTAGTACAAGGCTGCTACTGCTCGCGCATAGTATTGAAGAAATGAAGACGATATGTGCGTGTGGTAAAAAGGCAATATTTAATGGAAGAAAAATAAATAATGAATTTGTCTTTGAAGGTCAACAGATTGCAATTGATGAGCAAGATAATGTACAATATGAATCTTTATGTGGAGAATGTTATTACAAATTTAAAGAAAAATAA